The following are encoded together in the Mycteria americana isolate JAX WOST 10 ecotype Jacksonville Zoo and Gardens chromosome 2, USCA_MyAme_1.0, whole genome shotgun sequence genome:
- the PDCD6IP gene encoding programmed cell death 6-interacting protein isoform X4: MTNFISVQLKKASEVDLAKPLCKFIQQSYPGGDAQAEHCRAAEELSKLRKSALGRPLDKHESALETLLRYYDQLCSIEPKFPFSENQVCVTFTWKDAFDKGSLFGGSAKLALASLGYEKTCVLFNCGALASQIAAEQNLDNDEGLKAAAKHYQFASGAFQHIKDTVLSALNREPTVDISPDTVGTLSLIMLAQAQEVFFLKATRDKMKDGIIAKLANQAADYYGDAYKQCQYKDTLPKEVFPVLAAKHCIMQANAEYHQSILAKQQKKFGEEIGRLQHAADLVKTVASRYDEYINVKDLVDKINRALTAAKKDNDFIYHDRVPDLKDLESIGKASLVKSTPVVVPLSQKFTDLFEKMVPLQIQQSVSVYNQRKADLVNKLIAQMREATNMANGVLASLNLPAAIEDVSGDTVPQSILNKSKSVIEQGGIQTVDQLIKELPELLQRNKEILDESLRLLDEEETTDNDLRTKFKERWQRTPSNELYKPLRAEGANYHNILNKAVQADGQVKERYQSHRDTIALLCKPESELNAAIPSANPAKTLQGSEVVNVLRTLLANLDEVKKEREQLENDLKSVNFDMTSKFLTALAQDGAINEEAISLAELDRIYGSYKRKVEESVKKQEELLKNIQNAHQDFSKMKQSNNESNLREEVLKNLAVANDNFVELVANLKEGTKFYNELTEILLKFQNKCSDIVFARKTERDELLKDLQQSIAREPSAPSIPLPTYQTTSAGGSKPSASSTPTPAPRTMGTKPQPPARPPPPVISAASSSSSASAPSGTAAPPAAAPAPSPTPGTSAPASSTAPSQAQGPPYPTYPGYPGYCQMPMPMGYNPYMYGQYNLPYAPSPVYQNPGQAPYPAPQQPGYPFPQQPYYPQQ; the protein is encoded by the exons ATGACGAACTTCATCTCGGTGCAGCTGAAGAAGGCCTCGGAGGTGGACTTGGCCAAGCCGCTGTGCAAGTTCATTCAGCAGAGCTACCCGGGCGGCGACGCCCAGGCCGAGCACTGCCGCGCCGCCGAGGAGCTCAGCAAGCTCCGCAAGAGCGCGCTCGGCCGCCCGCTCGACAAGCACGAGAGCGCGCTCGAAACCCTCCTCAG ataCTATGATCAGCTGTGTTCAATTGAACCAAAGTTTCCATTCTCTGAAAATCAG GTCTGTGTAACATTTACATGGAAAGATGCTTTTGATAAAGGATCACTTTTTGGAGGATCTGCCAAACTGG CTCTGGCAAGTTTGGGGTATGAGAAGACCTGTGTTTTGTTCAACTGTGGAGCATTGGCAAGCCAGATTGCAGCAGAACAGAATCTAGATAACGATGAAGGACTGAAAGCTGCAGCTAAGCACTATCAG TTTGCGAGTGGTGCTTTCCAACACATTAAAGACACAGTTTTGTCAGCCTTGAATCGAGAACCTACAGTGGACATCTCTCCGGACACAGTTGGAACTCTCAGTCTTATTATGTTAGCTCAAGCCCAAGAAGtcttttttttgaaagctacAAGAG atAAAATGAAAGATGGTATCATAGCTAAACTAGCTAATCAAGCTGCAGATTACTATGGTGATGCTTACAAACAATGTCAATATAAAGATACTTTGCCCAAG gagGTGTTTCCTGTTCTGGCTGCAAAGCACTGCATTATGCAGGCCAATGCAGAATATCATCAATCTATCCTggcaaaacagcagaagaaatttgGTGAAGAAATTGGGAGGTTACAG catgcAGCAGACTTGGTGAAAACAGTGGCATCTCGTTATGATGAATATATAAATGTTAAAGATCTGGTTGACAAAATCAACCGTGCACTTACAGCTGCCAAAAAAGACAATGACTTCATTTACCATGACCGGGTTCCTGACCTGAAGGATTTGGAATCCATTGGAAAAGCCAGTCTTGTGAAGTCTACTCCAGTTGTTGTTCCCCTCAGTCAGAAATTCACTG ACCTGTTTGAGAAGATGGTTCCATTGCAAATTCAGCAATCTGTGAGTGTTTATAACCAGAGAAAGGCAGATTTAGTTAACAAGTTAATAGCCCAGATGAGAGAAGCCACAAATATGGCAAATGG TGTCTTGGCTTCCCTCAATCTTCCTGCTGCTATCGAAGATGTGTCTGGTGATACTGTTCCTCAGTCTATTTTGAACAAGTCCAAGTCTGTGATTGAACAAGGAGGAATTCAGACTGTTGATCAGCTGATCAAAGAACTGCCTGAATTGCtacaaaggaacaaagaaatttTAGATGAA TCACTAAGATTATTAGATGAAGAAGAAACTACAGACAATGACCTGCGAACGAAATTCAAAGAACGCTGGCAGAGAACACCATCCAACGAGCTCTATAAACCTTTACGGGCAG AGGGAGCCAATTACCATAATATTTTGAATAAAGCTGTGCAAGCAGATGGTCAAGTTAAAGAACGCTATCAGTCTCACCGGGATACCATTGCACTTCTGTGTAAGCCAGAGTCAGAACTCAATGCAGCCATTCCTTCTGCCAACCCAGCAAAAACTTTACAAGGAAGCGAG GTTGTTAATGTCTTAAGAACTTTGCTGGCCAATCTGGATGAAGTTAAGAAGGAGAGAGAACAACTGGAAAATGACCTGAAATCTGTAAATTTTGACATGACAAGCAAATTCCTGACTGCACTTGCACAGGATGGTGCTATAAATGAGGAGGCTATCTCTCTGGCTGAGTTGGACAGAATTTATGGAAGTTACAAACGGAAAGTGGAAGAGTCTGTAAAAAAGCAGGAAGAACTTCTCAAAAACATTCAG aaTGCACACCAGGatttttcaaagatgaaacaATCCAACAATGAATCTAATTTAAGAGAGGAAGTTTTGAAGAACTTAGCTGTAGCAAATGACAACTTCGTGGAACTTGTAGCCAATTTAAAAGAAGGCACAAAG ttttacAATGAGCTGACGGAAATCCTGCTGAAATTCCAAAACAAATGCAGTGACATTGTCTTTGCTCGCAAGACTGAAAGAGATGAACTACTCAA agaTTTGCAGCAAAGTATTGCTAGGGAACCCAGTGCTCCCTCTATTCCCCTGCCTACGTATCAGACCACATCAGCTGGAGGAAGTAAGCCTTCTGCATCGTCGACTCCTACTCCAGCACCCAGAACCATG GGGACTAAACCACAGCCACCAGCACGACCACCACCACCAGTGATTTCTGCAGCAAGCAGTTCCTCTTCTGCATCAGCACCCTCTGGAACAGCtgcacctcctgctgctgctcctgctccttctcctacTCCAGGAACCAGTGCACCTGCATCAAGCACTGCACCTTCACAGGCACAGGGACCTCCTTACCCAACTTATCCAGGTTACCCAGG GTATTGCCAGATGCCAATGCCAATGGGCTATAATCCATACATGTATGGTCAGTATAATCTGCCATATGCACCCTCACCTGTGTATCAAAACCCTGGACAAGCACCATATCCGGCACCTCAACAACCTGGATACCCTTTTCCTCAACAGCCTTATTACCCTCAGCAATAA
- the PDCD6IP gene encoding programmed cell death 6-interacting protein isoform X2: MTNFISVQLKKASEVDLAKPLCKFIQQSYPGGDAQAEHCRAAEELSKLRKSALGRPLDKHESALETLLRYYDQLCSIEPKFPFSENQVCVTFTWKDAFDKGSLFGGSAKLALASLGYEKTCVLFNCGALASQIAAEQNLDNDEGLKAAAKHYQFASGAFQHIKDTVLSALNREPTVDISPDTVGTLSLIMLAQAQEVFFLKATRDKMKDGIIAKLANQAADYYGDAYKQCQYKDTLPKYFYFQEVFPVLAAKHCIMQANAEYHQSILAKQQKKFGEEIGRLQHAADLVKTVASRYDEYINVKDLVDKINRALTAAKKDNDFIYHDRVPDLKDLESIGKASLVKSTPVVVPLSQKFTDLFEKMVPLQIQQSVSVYNQRKADLVNKLIAQMREATNMANGVLASLNLPAAIEDVSGDTVPQSILNKSKSVIEQGGIQTVDQLIKELPELLQRNKEILDESLRLLDEEETTDNDLRTKFKERWQRTPSNELYKPLRAEGANYHNILNKAVQADGQVKERYQSHRDTIALLCKPESELNAAIPSANPAKTLQGSEVVNVLRTLLANLDEVKKEREQLENDLKSVNFDMTSKFLTALAQDGAINEEAISLAELDRIYGSYKRKVEESVKKQEELLKNIQNAHQDFSKMKQSNNESNLREEVLKNLAVANDNFVELVANLKEGTKFYNELTEILLKFQNKCSDIVFARKTERDELLKDLQQSIAREPSAPSIPLPTYQTTSAGGSKPSASSTPTPAPRTMGTKPQPPARPPPPVISAASSSSSASAPSGTAAPPAAAPAPSPTPGTSAPASSTAPSQAQGPPYPTYPGYPGYCQMPMPMGYNPYMYGQYNLPYAPSPVYQNPGQAPYPAPQQPGYPFPQQPYYPQQ; the protein is encoded by the exons ATGACGAACTTCATCTCGGTGCAGCTGAAGAAGGCCTCGGAGGTGGACTTGGCCAAGCCGCTGTGCAAGTTCATTCAGCAGAGCTACCCGGGCGGCGACGCCCAGGCCGAGCACTGCCGCGCCGCCGAGGAGCTCAGCAAGCTCCGCAAGAGCGCGCTCGGCCGCCCGCTCGACAAGCACGAGAGCGCGCTCGAAACCCTCCTCAG ataCTATGATCAGCTGTGTTCAATTGAACCAAAGTTTCCATTCTCTGAAAATCAG GTCTGTGTAACATTTACATGGAAAGATGCTTTTGATAAAGGATCACTTTTTGGAGGATCTGCCAAACTGG CTCTGGCAAGTTTGGGGTATGAGAAGACCTGTGTTTTGTTCAACTGTGGAGCATTGGCAAGCCAGATTGCAGCAGAACAGAATCTAGATAACGATGAAGGACTGAAAGCTGCAGCTAAGCACTATCAG TTTGCGAGTGGTGCTTTCCAACACATTAAAGACACAGTTTTGTCAGCCTTGAATCGAGAACCTACAGTGGACATCTCTCCGGACACAGTTGGAACTCTCAGTCTTATTATGTTAGCTCAAGCCCAAGAAGtcttttttttgaaagctacAAGAG atAAAATGAAAGATGGTATCATAGCTAAACTAGCTAATCAAGCTGCAGATTACTATGGTGATGCTTACAAACAATGTCAATATAAAGATACTTTGCCCAAG tatttttatttccaggagGTGTTTCCTGTTCTGGCTGCAAAGCACTGCATTATGCAGGCCAATGCAGAATATCATCAATCTATCCTggcaaaacagcagaagaaatttgGTGAAGAAATTGGGAGGTTACAG catgcAGCAGACTTGGTGAAAACAGTGGCATCTCGTTATGATGAATATATAAATGTTAAAGATCTGGTTGACAAAATCAACCGTGCACTTACAGCTGCCAAAAAAGACAATGACTTCATTTACCATGACCGGGTTCCTGACCTGAAGGATTTGGAATCCATTGGAAAAGCCAGTCTTGTGAAGTCTACTCCAGTTGTTGTTCCCCTCAGTCAGAAATTCACTG ACCTGTTTGAGAAGATGGTTCCATTGCAAATTCAGCAATCTGTGAGTGTTTATAACCAGAGAAAGGCAGATTTAGTTAACAAGTTAATAGCCCAGATGAGAGAAGCCACAAATATGGCAAATGG TGTCTTGGCTTCCCTCAATCTTCCTGCTGCTATCGAAGATGTGTCTGGTGATACTGTTCCTCAGTCTATTTTGAACAAGTCCAAGTCTGTGATTGAACAAGGAGGAATTCAGACTGTTGATCAGCTGATCAAAGAACTGCCTGAATTGCtacaaaggaacaaagaaatttTAGATGAA TCACTAAGATTATTAGATGAAGAAGAAACTACAGACAATGACCTGCGAACGAAATTCAAAGAACGCTGGCAGAGAACACCATCCAACGAGCTCTATAAACCTTTACGGGCAG AGGGAGCCAATTACCATAATATTTTGAATAAAGCTGTGCAAGCAGATGGTCAAGTTAAAGAACGCTATCAGTCTCACCGGGATACCATTGCACTTCTGTGTAAGCCAGAGTCAGAACTCAATGCAGCCATTCCTTCTGCCAACCCAGCAAAAACTTTACAAGGAAGCGAG GTTGTTAATGTCTTAAGAACTTTGCTGGCCAATCTGGATGAAGTTAAGAAGGAGAGAGAACAACTGGAAAATGACCTGAAATCTGTAAATTTTGACATGACAAGCAAATTCCTGACTGCACTTGCACAGGATGGTGCTATAAATGAGGAGGCTATCTCTCTGGCTGAGTTGGACAGAATTTATGGAAGTTACAAACGGAAAGTGGAAGAGTCTGTAAAAAAGCAGGAAGAACTTCTCAAAAACATTCAG aaTGCACACCAGGatttttcaaagatgaaacaATCCAACAATGAATCTAATTTAAGAGAGGAAGTTTTGAAGAACTTAGCTGTAGCAAATGACAACTTCGTGGAACTTGTAGCCAATTTAAAAGAAGGCACAAAG ttttacAATGAGCTGACGGAAATCCTGCTGAAATTCCAAAACAAATGCAGTGACATTGTCTTTGCTCGCAAGACTGAAAGAGATGAACTACTCAA agaTTTGCAGCAAAGTATTGCTAGGGAACCCAGTGCTCCCTCTATTCCCCTGCCTACGTATCAGACCACATCAGCTGGAGGAAGTAAGCCTTCTGCATCGTCGACTCCTACTCCAGCACCCAGAACCATG GGGACTAAACCACAGCCACCAGCACGACCACCACCACCAGTGATTTCTGCAGCAAGCAGTTCCTCTTCTGCATCAGCACCCTCTGGAACAGCtgcacctcctgctgctgctcctgctccttctcctacTCCAGGAACCAGTGCACCTGCATCAAGCACTGCACCTTCACAGGCACAGGGACCTCCTTACCCAACTTATCCAGGTTACCCAGG GTATTGCCAGATGCCAATGCCAATGGGCTATAATCCATACATGTATGGTCAGTATAATCTGCCATATGCACCCTCACCTGTGTATCAAAACCCTGGACAAGCACCATATCCGGCACCTCAACAACCTGGATACCCTTTTCCTCAACAGCCTTATTACCCTCAGCAATAA
- the PDCD6IP gene encoding programmed cell death 6-interacting protein isoform X1, which translates to MTNFISVQLKKASEVDLAKPLCKFIQQSYPGGDAQAEHCRAAEELSKLRKSALGRPLDKHESALETLLRYYDQLCSIEPKFPFSENQVCVTFTWKDAFDKGSLFGGSAKLALASLGYEKTCVLFNCGALASQIAAEQNLDNDEGLKAAAKHYQFASGAFQHIKDTVLSALNREPTVDISPDTVGTLSLIMLAQAQEVFFLKATRDKMKDGIIAKLANQAADYYGDAYKQCQYKDTLPKYFYFQEVFPVLAAKHCIMQANAEYHQSILAKQQKKFGEEIGRLQHAADLVKTVASRYDEYINVKDLVDKINRALTAAKKDNDFIYHDRVPDLKDLESIGKASLVKSTPVVVPLSQKFTDLFEKMVPLQIQQSVSVYNQRKADLVNKLIAQMREATNMANGVLASLNLPAAIEDVSGDTVPQSILNKSKSVIEQGGIQTVDQLIKELPELLQRNKEILDESLRLLDEEETTDNDLRTKFKERWQRTPSNELYKPLRAEGANYHNILNKAVQADGQVKERYQSHRDTIALLCKPESELNAAIPSANPAKTLQGSEVVNVLRTLLANLDEVKKEREQLENDLKSVNFDMTSKFLTALAQDGAINEEAISLAELDRIYGSYKRKVEESVKKQEELLKNIQNAHQDFSKMKQSNNESNLREEVLKNLAVANDNFVELVANLKEGTKFYNELTEILLKFQNKCSDIVFARKTERDELLKDLQQSIAREPSAPSIPLPTYQTTSAGGSKPSASSTPTPAPRTMVGTKPQPPARPPPPVISAASSSSSASAPSGTAAPPAAAPAPSPTPGTSAPASSTAPSQAQGPPYPTYPGYPGYCQMPMPMGYNPYMYGQYNLPYAPSPVYQNPGQAPYPAPQQPGYPFPQQPYYPQQ; encoded by the exons ATGACGAACTTCATCTCGGTGCAGCTGAAGAAGGCCTCGGAGGTGGACTTGGCCAAGCCGCTGTGCAAGTTCATTCAGCAGAGCTACCCGGGCGGCGACGCCCAGGCCGAGCACTGCCGCGCCGCCGAGGAGCTCAGCAAGCTCCGCAAGAGCGCGCTCGGCCGCCCGCTCGACAAGCACGAGAGCGCGCTCGAAACCCTCCTCAG ataCTATGATCAGCTGTGTTCAATTGAACCAAAGTTTCCATTCTCTGAAAATCAG GTCTGTGTAACATTTACATGGAAAGATGCTTTTGATAAAGGATCACTTTTTGGAGGATCTGCCAAACTGG CTCTGGCAAGTTTGGGGTATGAGAAGACCTGTGTTTTGTTCAACTGTGGAGCATTGGCAAGCCAGATTGCAGCAGAACAGAATCTAGATAACGATGAAGGACTGAAAGCTGCAGCTAAGCACTATCAG TTTGCGAGTGGTGCTTTCCAACACATTAAAGACACAGTTTTGTCAGCCTTGAATCGAGAACCTACAGTGGACATCTCTCCGGACACAGTTGGAACTCTCAGTCTTATTATGTTAGCTCAAGCCCAAGAAGtcttttttttgaaagctacAAGAG atAAAATGAAAGATGGTATCATAGCTAAACTAGCTAATCAAGCTGCAGATTACTATGGTGATGCTTACAAACAATGTCAATATAAAGATACTTTGCCCAAG tatttttatttccaggagGTGTTTCCTGTTCTGGCTGCAAAGCACTGCATTATGCAGGCCAATGCAGAATATCATCAATCTATCCTggcaaaacagcagaagaaatttgGTGAAGAAATTGGGAGGTTACAG catgcAGCAGACTTGGTGAAAACAGTGGCATCTCGTTATGATGAATATATAAATGTTAAAGATCTGGTTGACAAAATCAACCGTGCACTTACAGCTGCCAAAAAAGACAATGACTTCATTTACCATGACCGGGTTCCTGACCTGAAGGATTTGGAATCCATTGGAAAAGCCAGTCTTGTGAAGTCTACTCCAGTTGTTGTTCCCCTCAGTCAGAAATTCACTG ACCTGTTTGAGAAGATGGTTCCATTGCAAATTCAGCAATCTGTGAGTGTTTATAACCAGAGAAAGGCAGATTTAGTTAACAAGTTAATAGCCCAGATGAGAGAAGCCACAAATATGGCAAATGG TGTCTTGGCTTCCCTCAATCTTCCTGCTGCTATCGAAGATGTGTCTGGTGATACTGTTCCTCAGTCTATTTTGAACAAGTCCAAGTCTGTGATTGAACAAGGAGGAATTCAGACTGTTGATCAGCTGATCAAAGAACTGCCTGAATTGCtacaaaggaacaaagaaatttTAGATGAA TCACTAAGATTATTAGATGAAGAAGAAACTACAGACAATGACCTGCGAACGAAATTCAAAGAACGCTGGCAGAGAACACCATCCAACGAGCTCTATAAACCTTTACGGGCAG AGGGAGCCAATTACCATAATATTTTGAATAAAGCTGTGCAAGCAGATGGTCAAGTTAAAGAACGCTATCAGTCTCACCGGGATACCATTGCACTTCTGTGTAAGCCAGAGTCAGAACTCAATGCAGCCATTCCTTCTGCCAACCCAGCAAAAACTTTACAAGGAAGCGAG GTTGTTAATGTCTTAAGAACTTTGCTGGCCAATCTGGATGAAGTTAAGAAGGAGAGAGAACAACTGGAAAATGACCTGAAATCTGTAAATTTTGACATGACAAGCAAATTCCTGACTGCACTTGCACAGGATGGTGCTATAAATGAGGAGGCTATCTCTCTGGCTGAGTTGGACAGAATTTATGGAAGTTACAAACGGAAAGTGGAAGAGTCTGTAAAAAAGCAGGAAGAACTTCTCAAAAACATTCAG aaTGCACACCAGGatttttcaaagatgaaacaATCCAACAATGAATCTAATTTAAGAGAGGAAGTTTTGAAGAACTTAGCTGTAGCAAATGACAACTTCGTGGAACTTGTAGCCAATTTAAAAGAAGGCACAAAG ttttacAATGAGCTGACGGAAATCCTGCTGAAATTCCAAAACAAATGCAGTGACATTGTCTTTGCTCGCAAGACTGAAAGAGATGAACTACTCAA agaTTTGCAGCAAAGTATTGCTAGGGAACCCAGTGCTCCCTCTATTCCCCTGCCTACGTATCAGACCACATCAGCTGGAGGAAGTAAGCCTTCTGCATCGTCGACTCCTACTCCAGCACCCAGAACCATGGTG GGGACTAAACCACAGCCACCAGCACGACCACCACCACCAGTGATTTCTGCAGCAAGCAGTTCCTCTTCTGCATCAGCACCCTCTGGAACAGCtgcacctcctgctgctgctcctgctccttctcctacTCCAGGAACCAGTGCACCTGCATCAAGCACTGCACCTTCACAGGCACAGGGACCTCCTTACCCAACTTATCCAGGTTACCCAGG GTATTGCCAGATGCCAATGCCAATGGGCTATAATCCATACATGTATGGTCAGTATAATCTGCCATATGCACCCTCACCTGTGTATCAAAACCCTGGACAAGCACCATATCCGGCACCTCAACAACCTGGATACCCTTTTCCTCAACAGCCTTATTACCCTCAGCAATAA
- the PDCD6IP gene encoding programmed cell death 6-interacting protein isoform X3: protein MTNFISVQLKKASEVDLAKPLCKFIQQSYPGGDAQAEHCRAAEELSKLRKSALGRPLDKHESALETLLRYYDQLCSIEPKFPFSENQVCVTFTWKDAFDKGSLFGGSAKLALASLGYEKTCVLFNCGALASQIAAEQNLDNDEGLKAAAKHYQFASGAFQHIKDTVLSALNREPTVDISPDTVGTLSLIMLAQAQEVFFLKATRDKMKDGIIAKLANQAADYYGDAYKQCQYKDTLPKEVFPVLAAKHCIMQANAEYHQSILAKQQKKFGEEIGRLQHAADLVKTVASRYDEYINVKDLVDKINRALTAAKKDNDFIYHDRVPDLKDLESIGKASLVKSTPVVVPLSQKFTDLFEKMVPLQIQQSVSVYNQRKADLVNKLIAQMREATNMANGVLASLNLPAAIEDVSGDTVPQSILNKSKSVIEQGGIQTVDQLIKELPELLQRNKEILDESLRLLDEEETTDNDLRTKFKERWQRTPSNELYKPLRAEGANYHNILNKAVQADGQVKERYQSHRDTIALLCKPESELNAAIPSANPAKTLQGSEVVNVLRTLLANLDEVKKEREQLENDLKSVNFDMTSKFLTALAQDGAINEEAISLAELDRIYGSYKRKVEESVKKQEELLKNIQNAHQDFSKMKQSNNESNLREEVLKNLAVANDNFVELVANLKEGTKFYNELTEILLKFQNKCSDIVFARKTERDELLKDLQQSIAREPSAPSIPLPTYQTTSAGGSKPSASSTPTPAPRTMVGTKPQPPARPPPPVISAASSSSSASAPSGTAAPPAAAPAPSPTPGTSAPASSTAPSQAQGPPYPTYPGYPGYCQMPMPMGYNPYMYGQYNLPYAPSPVYQNPGQAPYPAPQQPGYPFPQQPYYPQQ, encoded by the exons ATGACGAACTTCATCTCGGTGCAGCTGAAGAAGGCCTCGGAGGTGGACTTGGCCAAGCCGCTGTGCAAGTTCATTCAGCAGAGCTACCCGGGCGGCGACGCCCAGGCCGAGCACTGCCGCGCCGCCGAGGAGCTCAGCAAGCTCCGCAAGAGCGCGCTCGGCCGCCCGCTCGACAAGCACGAGAGCGCGCTCGAAACCCTCCTCAG ataCTATGATCAGCTGTGTTCAATTGAACCAAAGTTTCCATTCTCTGAAAATCAG GTCTGTGTAACATTTACATGGAAAGATGCTTTTGATAAAGGATCACTTTTTGGAGGATCTGCCAAACTGG CTCTGGCAAGTTTGGGGTATGAGAAGACCTGTGTTTTGTTCAACTGTGGAGCATTGGCAAGCCAGATTGCAGCAGAACAGAATCTAGATAACGATGAAGGACTGAAAGCTGCAGCTAAGCACTATCAG TTTGCGAGTGGTGCTTTCCAACACATTAAAGACACAGTTTTGTCAGCCTTGAATCGAGAACCTACAGTGGACATCTCTCCGGACACAGTTGGAACTCTCAGTCTTATTATGTTAGCTCAAGCCCAAGAAGtcttttttttgaaagctacAAGAG atAAAATGAAAGATGGTATCATAGCTAAACTAGCTAATCAAGCTGCAGATTACTATGGTGATGCTTACAAACAATGTCAATATAAAGATACTTTGCCCAAG gagGTGTTTCCTGTTCTGGCTGCAAAGCACTGCATTATGCAGGCCAATGCAGAATATCATCAATCTATCCTggcaaaacagcagaagaaatttgGTGAAGAAATTGGGAGGTTACAG catgcAGCAGACTTGGTGAAAACAGTGGCATCTCGTTATGATGAATATATAAATGTTAAAGATCTGGTTGACAAAATCAACCGTGCACTTACAGCTGCCAAAAAAGACAATGACTTCATTTACCATGACCGGGTTCCTGACCTGAAGGATTTGGAATCCATTGGAAAAGCCAGTCTTGTGAAGTCTACTCCAGTTGTTGTTCCCCTCAGTCAGAAATTCACTG ACCTGTTTGAGAAGATGGTTCCATTGCAAATTCAGCAATCTGTGAGTGTTTATAACCAGAGAAAGGCAGATTTAGTTAACAAGTTAATAGCCCAGATGAGAGAAGCCACAAATATGGCAAATGG TGTCTTGGCTTCCCTCAATCTTCCTGCTGCTATCGAAGATGTGTCTGGTGATACTGTTCCTCAGTCTATTTTGAACAAGTCCAAGTCTGTGATTGAACAAGGAGGAATTCAGACTGTTGATCAGCTGATCAAAGAACTGCCTGAATTGCtacaaaggaacaaagaaatttTAGATGAA TCACTAAGATTATTAGATGAAGAAGAAACTACAGACAATGACCTGCGAACGAAATTCAAAGAACGCTGGCAGAGAACACCATCCAACGAGCTCTATAAACCTTTACGGGCAG AGGGAGCCAATTACCATAATATTTTGAATAAAGCTGTGCAAGCAGATGGTCAAGTTAAAGAACGCTATCAGTCTCACCGGGATACCATTGCACTTCTGTGTAAGCCAGAGTCAGAACTCAATGCAGCCATTCCTTCTGCCAACCCAGCAAAAACTTTACAAGGAAGCGAG GTTGTTAATGTCTTAAGAACTTTGCTGGCCAATCTGGATGAAGTTAAGAAGGAGAGAGAACAACTGGAAAATGACCTGAAATCTGTAAATTTTGACATGACAAGCAAATTCCTGACTGCACTTGCACAGGATGGTGCTATAAATGAGGAGGCTATCTCTCTGGCTGAGTTGGACAGAATTTATGGAAGTTACAAACGGAAAGTGGAAGAGTCTGTAAAAAAGCAGGAAGAACTTCTCAAAAACATTCAG aaTGCACACCAGGatttttcaaagatgaaacaATCCAACAATGAATCTAATTTAAGAGAGGAAGTTTTGAAGAACTTAGCTGTAGCAAATGACAACTTCGTGGAACTTGTAGCCAATTTAAAAGAAGGCACAAAG ttttacAATGAGCTGACGGAAATCCTGCTGAAATTCCAAAACAAATGCAGTGACATTGTCTTTGCTCGCAAGACTGAAAGAGATGAACTACTCAA agaTTTGCAGCAAAGTATTGCTAGGGAACCCAGTGCTCCCTCTATTCCCCTGCCTACGTATCAGACCACATCAGCTGGAGGAAGTAAGCCTTCTGCATCGTCGACTCCTACTCCAGCACCCAGAACCATGGTG GGGACTAAACCACAGCCACCAGCACGACCACCACCACCAGTGATTTCTGCAGCAAGCAGTTCCTCTTCTGCATCAGCACCCTCTGGAACAGCtgcacctcctgctgctgctcctgctccttctcctacTCCAGGAACCAGTGCACCTGCATCAAGCACTGCACCTTCACAGGCACAGGGACCTCCTTACCCAACTTATCCAGGTTACCCAGG GTATTGCCAGATGCCAATGCCAATGGGCTATAATCCATACATGTATGGTCAGTATAATCTGCCATATGCACCCTCACCTGTGTATCAAAACCCTGGACAAGCACCATATCCGGCACCTCAACAACCTGGATACCCTTTTCCTCAACAGCCTTATTACCCTCAGCAATAA